A stretch of DNA from Deltaproteobacteria bacterium:
CGCACCGCCGAGGTTGAAATCGAGCTCGACAACCCCGATGGCGTGCTCAAGCCCGGCATGTTCGCGCGCACCAACATCGTGGTGGAGCGCAAGCGCGGCGTTTTGATGGTTCCGGAAGCCTCGCCGGTGAAGTCCGCGGCGGGGTACGGTGTGTTCAGGCTGACGGACGGAGGCAACAAGGTCGAGCGCGTGGAAGTCACGCCGGGTCTGAACAACGGTGGTTGGGTGGAGGTGACGGGAAACCTGAGCCAGGGTGACCGGGTCGTCACCCTGGGCAGCAGCCTCGTGCGGCACGGCCAGCGGATCCGGGTTGCCGGCGACGGCCCTCGCGCGGGTTCCAGGCGCGGAGGCCGGATGTCCGGGAGAGAAGGCCGGGGGCAAGGCCAAGGCAGAGGGCAGGGGCAAGCACGGGGGCAAGGCCAGGGCCGGCGCGGCTCTTAGTGTTCCCGTCCGACCGGAAAGGATGCGCAACCCATGAATCTCACGGCGCTTTGCCTCAGACGTCCGGTGGCCACCTGCATGGCCGTCCTGATCGTCGTGATCCTCGGGGTGATATCCTTCCTCAAGATCCCGGTGGACCTCCTGCCCGAGATCACCTTCCCCAGGGTCACGGTCTCCACCAGCTATCCCAACGTGGGACCGCTGGAGATGGAGACGCTGGTGACGGTGCCCGTCGAGAAGGCGGTAAGCTCCGTGGAAGGCGTGGAGGACATGACCTCGGTGTCGGTCGAAGGCCGCAGTCAGGTCCGGGTGAGCTTCGGCTGGAACAAGGACCTGGAAGTGGCGGTGAGCGACATACGCGCACGGATCGACCGCATCCGTGACGACCTTCCCCCGGGAGCGGAAGCCCCGGTGGTCTCGAAGTACGACGTCAACGCGTCGCCGATCATGTTCATCGGCGTGTCGGGTCAGATGGACCCGGTGGCGCTGCGCACCTTCGTGGAAGAGGAGATTCGCTATCGTCTGGAACGGGTCGCCGGCGTGGCCGCGGCGGACATCCGCGGCGGACTGGAACGCGAGATCCACGTCCAGCTTTCCCTGGACCGGCTCAAGGCCTTCAATCTCTCGGCGGACCAGGTCATCCGGTCGCTGCGGGCGAGCAACATCAACCTGCCGGCCGGCAATGTCGGCCGGGCGCACCTGGAGGTGTCGGTACGGACCCTGGGCGAGTTCACCGACCTGAATCAACTGCGCAACACGGTGGTGGCCACCCGCGACGGCACCCCCATCTACGTGAAGGACCTCGGGGAGGTGGAGGACTCCTTCAAGGACCTGAACCACGCCGTGCGCATCCACGGCTCCCACGCCGTGGTCATCTCCCTGCTGCGTCAGCCTTCGGCCAACACCATTACGGTGGTGGACCGGGTGAAGCAGGCGATCGAGAACATCAATCAGGAACTTCCCGCCGTCAAGGTGACCGTGTTGCGGGAGAACGCGCATTACATTCGCAACGCGGTGGACAACGTCACCCTGGCCGCGGTCTGGGGCGGCATGCTGGCCCTGTGCGTGCTGCTGTTCTTCCTGCGCAGCGTGCGCAGCACGGTGGTCATCGCCACCGCCATCCCCATCTCCATCGTCGCCACTTTCGCGCTCATGTACTTCCAGGGCTTCAGCATCAACATCATTTCCTTCGGCGGGCTCGCCCTGGGCATCGGGCTCTTGCTGGACAACTCCGTGGTGGTGCTGGAGAACATCTACCGGCACTTCGAGACCGGCACCGACCGCCGGGAGGCCGTCCTCAGAGGCACCCGCGAGGTGGCGGGAGCCATCACCGCGTCCACGTTGACCACCGTGGTGGTGTTTCTGCCCCTGATCTTCGTCCCCGGCTCCGCGGGCATCCTCTTCAAGCAGCTCGCCTGGGTGGTGTTCTTCTCCCTCGCGGCCTCCCTGATGGTCGCGCTCACGGTGGTGCCGGTGCTGGCGCACCATCTACTGGGGCGGCCAAGCCAAGCGGGCACGGGGCGGTTCCTGTCGCGTCTCATGCGCGCGGGCTCGAGTTCCCAAACGGGTCTGGACCATGCCTATCAGGGATTGCTGCGCTGGAGTCTGCGCCATCGTTTCACCGTGGTGGCGGCGGCGGCGGTCCTGCTCTCCAGCAGCCTGTTCCTCTACCAGGGTATCGGCAGCGAGTTCATGCCCCGAGCCGACGAGGGCAACGTGTTGATCCTCGCGGAGACCGA
This window harbors:
- a CDS encoding efflux RND transporter permease subunit; the encoded protein is MNLTALCLRRPVATCMAVLIVVILGVISFLKIPVDLLPEITFPRVTVSTSYPNVGPLEMETLVTVPVEKAVSSVEGVEDMTSVSVEGRSQVRVSFGWNKDLEVAVSDIRARIDRIRDDLPPGAEAPVVSKYDVNASPIMFIGVSGQMDPVALRTFVEEEIRYRLERVAGVAAADIRGGLEREIHVQLSLDRLKAFNLSADQVIRSLRASNINLPAGNVGRAHLEVSVRTLGEFTDLNQLRNTVVATRDGTPIYVKDLGEVEDSFKDLNHAVRIHGSHAVVISLLRQPSANTITVVDRVKQAIENINQELPAVKVTVLRENAHYIRNAVDNVTLAAVWGGMLALCVLLFFLRSVRSTVVIATAIPISIVATFALMYFQGFSINIISFGGLALGIGLLLDNSVVVLENIYRHFETGTDRREAVLRGTREVAGAITASTLTTVVVFLPLIFVPGSAGILFKQLAWVVFFSLAASLMVALTVVPVLAHHLLGRPSQAGTGRFLSRLMRAGSSSQTGLDHAYQGLLRWSLRHRFTVVAAAAVLLSSSLFLYQGIGSEFMPRADEGNVLILAETEAGSKIEETDRAFRQLEAIVNQEVTEPYRNFTHFGQFGWRARGKNNGHVHIWLGSRNTRERSDQDIVRALRRRVSEVPGVRARVRASSGLWIFRRLGFTDNDNLDVKVRGHDLGQLQRISRQVKDAMEGVDGIAGVRISRQSGQPEMGIRVDRERAASLGIPVETIARGLQASLGGTRATFYREGGNEYDVRVRLGDDDRADLSALLDQSVSDGTGRVLSLEPLAKPQR